The sequence below is a genomic window from Alphaproteobacteria bacterium.
TGGGAATTTCTCTACTAGAAATTCAGTCTGAGTAGTATCCACCTCGTTGAGTGAAACATAGCCTTCGTCTATTGAGACGATGAGATTTTTATCTGGCCAGTGAAACAGGCCGTCGTTACGACGACCACCGGAGTTCTTCGCTAGGATTTCTCCCGGCCTAATATTTAACCCGCCCTTCCCATCAATAAATCCGTTGTACTGAACAAACGCATCGTCAGTTAGAACAGATCCATCCGCGTTCTTATAAGTTGGAGTAAAGAGTGGGATGGGGAGAAATGGCATCCTAGAGAAGCTCCACAAATGAAGCATAGCAAAAGCTAGTTACGAGAAGATCGGCCCTTGAGTTTGTTACGGTAAGTTTTAGCGCGAGATCTGTTCCTCCATTCTCTGCGTAAGATTCACTTACCTGGTGATCTTCGTTTAGCGAGAATCTTACCATCTGGGTTGTGAGGGAGTCGGGTATGAGGAGCGCATCTAGTTTTACTTGCTCAGTGCTGCTTGTTACTGCCACCGCGCTAGATAGAGTAGTGCTCCCAAGCTTAAATTTAAACGTAAAGGTAGTTCCGCCACCGCCAAGTCCGTCTGCTACGTGACCAAATGCCGATACCCTTAAGATTCTTCCCGCAACGAGCGTGTTCGCTGGGATAGTTATAGAGAGTAAGTCAGTTTCTGTGCTTGAATTCTGAACAGAAACCATGCTCGCGGTTCTACTAATCACCCTAGAATATCCAAGCTCAATATGAGTGAAGTTAGTTCCGTTGTAGAACGCTGCGTATCTCTGACCGGCAACTACCGTAGCGGCTGGTAAGTCGCCACCAGTTTCAAGTTTGACCGCCGTGGCTCCAATTCCGTTTGGGTTTAGTGTCATTGCGCCAGTGTTCGTGTACCCAGCTGTATAGTTTATTATCTGACCAGTGGTAAGAGACGCTATTGCTGGGGAAAGAGTTACGGTCTTGGCATTTGCAGAACCTCCACTTGTACCTCCATAGAAAACGCTACCATTTTGAACAGAGCCAATACCGGACGGGTTTAGTAGTATGTACTGCGTCCCGTCATAAATTATGTGGTAGGCACCGCCAATTATAATATCCCCTGGAGCCAGCGCCGTGAGCGCGGTGCCGAATGCTTTCTTAACGTCGGTAGTGCCGGTGCCGTCCTTATCCACTGTAACGGCTGAGGTGTTTGTAGCGGTGGCCTTAAAGATCCAGTGCTGGCCAATCACTAAACTAGCAACGGTAATGTCCGATGTTAAAACAATCGCATTAGCTGTCCCGGTGACATTCTCAATAAACTGAGGGGCTCCGTTTTGAAGCTGGAGGTAGTTGACTGCGCTCGTAGTTGCGGTGGCAGCCCCAACATTTGTGAGCTCACTTCCGGCATAGTCAACCGCAGCGGAGGCGCTCCCGAAAGTTAAGTTATCATAGTCATAAACATTTACATTGTTTTCGTCGTTAATAACAATTCTGTAAGTGCCCTGACCGTAGAGCTGTACGCAGCCAAATGCGTTTAGTGTAAACTCATTAATGGCGCTGCTTCCGTCTGAGTTCTCATATAAATCTTTTGGTGTTGTTGTCCCAGCTTCATACGCATAGCAAAGCCCGCCCGATAGTGGGTTTCCGCTTGAATCCACTACGCCAGCTAATAAAAATTCAATCGCAGCGTAAGTTGCCATTATTTAGATCTCCCAAACAGACTCTCCACCTCATTTGTGGTTTCTGGTGTTACGTCTGATAATTTTGCTTCTCGAAATAGCTGGGCGGCTTTAGATGCTACAAACTCCCGCTCATTCATTGGCCCTGGGTATTTATCAAATAAATCTTCAGCTAGTCCGTAGGTGAGAGCTCGCTGAAACCTAGCCGGGACATTCCCGTATCCATCAGCGGTATCAAAGTCCTTAAGGGGAAATAGACATAGGACATTTATTTCGTAGTCGCTCCCTCCATTGTCGTCAGGAGTTGGCCAGAGATAAAATCCAGAATGCTTTTCTGCGAGAAGAGAGCTATCGCTTAAATCCCAGCTTGGCTGATACGCAATAAACATCGGTCTTCCAGTCTGGGGCTTATTGGATATATCGAGGTAGTGGCTGTAGGAAATAACCTCTAGCGGGACTTCTGTTTCTATCGAGTCAACCACCACAGAGGCCTTATCGAGCCCAATAGCCTGACTTAGATCTAGCCCAGCCAGCCCATTGGCGTTGGTGTAGTGAGGCTGATTGTTAGATGTGGTAAAGCTACTTTTCGCGAAGCTCCAGAGGAATATGTGCTTATTGCTCCAGCTTTTTACTAGCTTTTGAAGTGTTGTCACCCCTTGCTGAAGCTGCGCTGCTGTTAAGTTCTGCCCAGCCCGCTTAACGCCAACAATCTCAAACGCATCGGCGATTATCTCGTTACGAGTTGCAAGATAATCAAAGTCACTAGCTGCCCATGCCATTTGTTGTGCTCCGAACAAGGGGCGCTCTTTCGAGCGCCCCTCTCTATTTTACTGCTGCGGCGTTACGCGAACAGAGAGACGAATCTTTCCAGTAGTTGCCTGACCAGCGGTTCCGGCAGTTGTTACCTTAAAGTCAATCGTGTCGTCTGAGGTGTATGCGTAAAGGTGCCCAGTGTGAGCATTTAGCGCCTGAACACCAGAGGCTGACGATCTACCAATGGTCGATCCAGTGATAAACCTATCATCATCGGAGCCGTCTCCAACAGCGGTCACAATGACGCCGTTACTTTCAAGCGCATCTACTGAAAGAATCATAGCGACAACAACTGTCCCCGCTGAAACTTTCACCATTTGCACTACGTCATTAATAATGAACGCAGTGCCACCGGCTCCACCGCCACCATTTGCTGCGGTTGCTACTGCTGCTGCAATATCAAATTCGCAATAAATAGTGTCGTCATGAAGATCCAATCGTGGCTGAGTTCCATTCCCAGCCTTGGTTGATACATAAGTCGTTGCCATAACAAGTCTCCAAGAAAAATTATATGGGGGCTATTCGCCCCCTGTTAAATTACAGTCCAGTTACGTTGGTGGCAGCCAAGCATACGCCGACAACACCATAATCCTTGCTGTTGAATTTTGGCTTTCCGGCTTTTGCGGTCATGTTCCATGCCCAGCCAGTCTCTTCCTCGTAATCGAAAGTATCCTGGACTGTTTTTGGTCGCTGACCCCATGCCCAAACAAGAGCCTGAGCTCCCATGAACGCGCAGAACGCGCCAGTTACCGAAGCGCCACCGCCGTCAGTGAACAAGCTGATACGCTCAGTCTCATGGATAACAACATCATCCCAGATTGCTACGGCACCTCTGAATAACGGATTGTCTTTGCTACGCTCTCTGGCATCCTTCATGGCTGACTGGAATGTCGAGTCAGTTCTTAAGTCGTACATAACAGCCGGTGGTACGAGGAGGATATACAAGTCTCCACCTTCGATTCTCACTGGACGAATTCTGTACGTTGATCCTGCTCCACCAGTTTTTGCCCAAGCGCGAAGCACCGAAATAAAATTCGGAGTCAATCGGCTATTGGCTGCGGTTAGTGCAGTTTTAGCGGTTGCTGCGGTTGCTGTTCCAGCTGGAGCACCGGCAACGCCGTCGCGATAAAGAATCTTCGTGAATGATGCTAGCAATGCTGCAATATGGAGCTTGTCAATTTTCTCCGCGCCCCAGATTTTGAGCTTTTCACGAGATACGTCAGGAATAGAGAACATTGCTCTCTGTTCATCAAGCTGACCCTTGCTGCGTGTGCCGTGTCGGTATCTCTCAAGAAGAATTGAATAGTCGTAGCTGATTAATCCTTCTTCGTTTCCTTCAAGCACCTGGCCTGAAGTAACGCCATCACCAGTAAAATTGCTGACGATGCCGAAAGTTACCTGATCGCCCTTCTCTTTAGTAAGGTTAGTATCAACCATCACAGGGCTATTTGAGCCCTCTGACATAAAACGCGAGACGAAATAACTGTCGATCTCTACGTCGCGAAATAGCTTTTCTTCCCACAGCTTCTTCGTGAGAGCGTTGGAAGTTGAAAATGTAGTCTTTGCCATAAAAGTTCCCTTAAAAATTAATTCAAAGGAA
It includes:
- a CDS encoding N4-gp56 family major capsid protein, whose amino-acid sequence is MAKTTFSTSNALTKKLWEEKLFRDVEIDSYFVSRFMSEGSNSPVMVDTNLTKEKGDQVTFGIVSNFTGDGVTSGQVLEGNEEGLISYDYSILLERYRHGTRSKGQLDEQRAMFSIPDVSREKLKIWGAEKIDKLHIAALLASFTKILYRDGVAGAPAGTATAATAKTALTAANSRLTPNFISVLRAWAKTGGAGSTYRIRPVRIEGGDLYILLVPPAVMYDLRTDSTFQSAMKDARERSKDNPLFRGAVAIWDDVVIHETERISLFTDGGGASVTGAFCAFMGAQALVWAWGQRPKTVQDTFDYEEETGWAWNMTAKAGKPKFNSKDYGVVGVCLAATNVTGL